One genomic segment of Coffea arabica cultivar ET-39 chromosome 6e, Coffea Arabica ET-39 HiFi, whole genome shotgun sequence includes these proteins:
- the LOC113693252 gene encoding uncharacterized protein — MAVKLDMSKAYDRVEWSFLDAMMAKLGFHYKWRNWIMECLRTVTYSFSINGEVKEYVTPGRGIRQGDPLSPYLFLLCSEGFSNLLRRVAESKKISGMRICRRGPSITHLFFADDSLIFCKANQQQATELMRVLQVYATGSGQLINLDKSSILFNKNVSPVEKQEICQIMGNMQQYQKDCAKISAPLCLTTGEVNGKNKVHWCSWKKLTQVKEKGGLGFKELEAFNTALLGKQVWRILTQPNLLVSQVLKAKYFPMSSIFKCKVPNNASWMWRGLMEARELVEQGVRRRIGNGRSTQIWNDKWIPDATNGRVTTKRQLDSSPHKVDELIIQKRWNRILVFQLFNEVDAERILSIPISLSGREDSYFWMHGADGKYSVTSGYKALISSRERSQKDIQEEVSTSWEQQNNKMWKVMWRLKIKHKLKIFLWKCLNNALPVREIIHGRTKVGDPFCRRCGEGRETVEHTLLNCREAKQIWQFAPIQWEGTQEYHGCFKRWWTAITEARYRASGSQHLALTVNILWQIWKARNDWEFKGEYHQPWRTIKKAQEEWLEFEEATNKETRMSTGETSLDNHDDQQLEPEGGTVIMRVAATSYTDKPVLGIGITLAEGNQEPKIGWALRERSSGVQLVDEAVALKLAMCKATTLQQRKVQFQVLNKQLLNHIRSQKASDIRIATLVEDIVQLKGLFHMCSFCLVNSGNNHLSSRISLYALGITIDEELLFPQC; from the exons ATGGCCGTGAAGCTGGACATGTCCAAAGCATACGACAGAGTTGAATGGAGCTTCTTGGATGCAATGATGGCAAAACTGGGATTCCACTATAAATGGAGAAACTGGATCATGGAATGCTTAAGAACAGTAACATACTCTTTCTCTATAAATGGAGAAGTTAAAGAATATGTCACTCCAGGAAGAGGCATTAGACAAGGGGATCCCCTATCCCCCTATCTATTCCTCCTCTGTTCAGAAGGGTTCTCAAATCTCCTCAGACGAGTTGCAGAGAGCAAGAAGATTTCAGGGATGAGAATTTGCAGACGGGGACCAAGCATTACGCACTTATTCTTTGCAGATGATTCACTAATCTTCTGCAAAGCAAACCAGCAACAAGCAACAGAGCTTATGAGGGTGCTGCAAGTGTATGCCACTGGATCAGGTCAACTGATAAATCTCGACAAGTCCTCCATCCTGTTCAACAAAAATGTGAGTCCAGTAGAGAAGCAAGAGATCTGCCAGATCATGGGGAACATGCAACAG TACCAAAAAGATTGTGCAAAGATATCAGCTCCATTATGTCTAACTACTGGAGAAGTAAATGGTAAGAATAAGGTTCACTGGTGCTCTTGGAAGAAGCTCACTCAAGTCAAGGAAAAGGGCGGCTTGGGATTCAAGGAGCTGGAAGCTTTCAATACTGCATTGCTAGGCAAACAGGTGTGGAGGATACTTACACAACCAAATCTCCTAGTCAGTCAAGTACTAAAGGCCAAATATTTCCCCATGAGCTCCATATTCAAGTGCAAAGTTCCAAACAATGCATCTTGGATGTGGAGGGGTCTGATGGAAGCAAGGGAATTAGTGGAACAAGGAGTTAGAAGGAGAATAGGCAATGGAAGGAGTACACAAATTTGGAATGACAAATGGATTCCAGACGCAACCAATGGGAGGGTGACAACCAAGAGACAATTGGATAGCAGTCCTCACAAGGTGGACGAACTGATAATTCAGAAAAGATGGAATAGGATCTTGGTATTCCAGCTTTTTAATGAAGTGGATGCAGAACGAATCCTGAGCATTCCAATTAGTTTATCAGGAAGAGAGGACAGTTACTTCTGGATGCATGGTGCTGATGGTAAGTACTCAGTCACTTCTGGGTACAAGGCATTGATATCCAGTAGAGAAAGGTCACAAAAAGATATTCAGGAGGAGGTGTCCACGAGCTGGGAGCAACAAAATAATAAGATGTGGAAAGTAATGTGGAGACTCAAAATCAAACACAAGCTAAAGATATTCCTGTGGAAATGCTTGAATAATGCACTGCCAGTGAGAGAGATCATCCATGGAAGAACCAAAGTAGGTGATCCCTTTTGCAGAAGGTGTGGGGAAGGAAGGGAGACAGTAGAGCATACGCTACTGAATTGCAGAGAAGCTAAACAAATTTGGCAGTTTGCACCTATCCAATGGGAAGGCACGCAAGAATATCATGGATGTTTCAAAAGATGGTGGACAGCAATCACCGAGGCAAGGTATAGAGCATCAGGATCACAACATCTGGCCCTAACTGTCAACATTCTGTGGCAGATATGGAAGGCCAGAAATGATTGGGAATTCAAGGGGGAATATCATCAGCCGTGGAGGACAATTAAGAAGGCTCAGGAGGAATGGCTAGAATTTGAAGAAGCAACAAACAAGGAAACTAGGATGAGCACAGGAGAAACATCACTTGACAACCATGATGACCAGCAATTAGAGCCGGAAGGAGGAACAGTGATCATGAGAGTTGCGGCAACAAGTTACACAGACAAACCTGTCTTAGGCATTGGAATCACTTTAGCTGAGGGGAACCAAGAGCCAAAGATAGGATGGGCATTAAGAGAAAGAAGTTCAGGGGTGCAGCTAGTGGACGAAGCAGTAGCACTTAAGCTGGCTATGTGCAAAGCAACCACCTTGCAACAAAGGAAGGTACAATTCCAGGTTCTGAACAAGCAACTCCTCAATCACATACGATCTCAAAAGGCAAGTGATATTAGAATAGCTACTTTGGTGGAGGATATTGTACAATTGAAAGGGCTGTTTCATATGTGCTCCTTTTGTCTAGTTAATAGTGGTAACAATCATCTAAGTTCTAGGATTAGTCTATATGCCTTAGGCATCACAATCGATGAGGAACTTTTGTTTCCTCAGTGTTAA
- the LOC140009658 gene encoding probable arabinosyltransferase ARAD1 gives MGLISQKSFFCLFLITSVLFILSWFSVLRLSGRTHSLDLSIWQSPSDLAVPDDNDENSESRYGDNFEEVSSSNKDVIKCSSNREEVLKVFMYDLPSEFHFDLLGWKDKGNKSVWPDIRINIPEYPGGLNLQHSIEYWLTLDLLYSEFVSKDLSGRSAVRVRNSSEADVVFVPFFSSICYNRFSRLKPHEKKTRNTLLQQKLVTYVTSQKEWQKSGGIDHIVVAHHPNSLLDARSQLWPAMFILSDFGRYPPTIANVDKDVIAPYKHVIRSFVNDSSEFDTRPTLLYFQGAIYRKDGGIVRQELFYMLKDEKDVHFSFGSVQKDGIKSATQGMHSSKFCLNIAGDTPSSNRLFDAIASHCVPVIISDDIELPYEDVLDYSEFSIFIRTSDALKEKFVINLTRSIRKDEWTRMWKRLKEVESFFEYQFPSRANDAVQMIWQAIARKVPAIKMKLHKGKRYSRTHAPREGWLNSINLPNNFW, from the exons ATGGGGCTAATATCTCAGaaatcatttttttgtttgttcttgataacttcTGTGCTGTTCATATTATCTTGGTTCTCTGTCTTGCGCTTGAGTGGACGGACTCATTCTTTAGACCTTAGTATATGGCAAAGCCCCAGTGATCTTGCTGTGCCAGATGATAATGACGAGAATTCGGAATCCCGATATGGTGATAATTTTGAAGAAGTCAGCAGTTCTAACAAGGATGTCATAAAATGCAGTTCTAACAGGGAAGAAGTCTTGAAGGTTTTTATGTATGATTTACCTTCGGAGTTTCATTTTGACCTTTTGGGTTGGAAAGATAAAGGCAACAAAAGTGTTTGGCCAGATATTAGGATTAATATACCTGAATACCCTGGAGGATTGAACTTGCAACATAGTATAGAGTATTGGTTGACATTAGATCTTTTATATTCTGAATTTGTAAGCAAAGATTTGAGTGGCAGAAGTGCAGTAAGAGTCAGAAATTCTAGTGAAGCTGATGTTGTGtttgttccatttttttcaTCTATCTGCTACAACCGGTTTTCAAGGTTGAAACCACATGAAAAGAAGACTCGCAATACCTTGCTTCAGCAAAAATTGGTTACCTATGTAACGTCTCAGAAGGAATGGCAAAAATCTGGGGGTATTGACCATATAGTTGTTGCACACCATCCTAATAGCCTTTTGGACGCCAGATCACAGCTTTGGCCAGCAATGTTCATCCTTTCAGATTTCGGAAGGTATCCACCAACCATTGCAAATGTTGACAAAGATGTAATTGCACCTTACAAACATGTAATTAGAAGTTTTGTCAATGACTCATCTGAATTTGATACCCGTCCAACTTTGCTCTATTTCCAGGGAGCTATATACAGAAAAGAT GGTGGAATTGTTCGTCAAGAGTTATTTTACATGCTGAAAGATGAGAAAGATGTGCATTTCTCATTTGGAAGTGTCCAGAAAGATGGTATCAAGAGTGCTACCCAGGGTATGCACTCCTCTAAATTCTGCCTCAATATAGCAGGTGACACTCCCTCATCAAACCGTCTCTTTGATGCTATTGCTAGTCACTGTGTTCCAGTGATCATTAGTGATGATATAGAGCTTCCTTATGAAGACGTTTTGGACTATTCAGAGTTCTCTATCTTCATTCGGACATCAGATGCTCTCAAGGAAAAATTTGTTATAAATCTTACAAGGAGCATCAGAAAAGATGAGTGGACCAGAATGTGGAAAAGGCTTAAAGAGGTTGAGAGTTTCTTTGAGTATCAGTTCCCATCTAGGGCGAATGATGCAGTCCAAATGATATGGCAGGCCATTGCAAGAAAGGTTCCTGCTATCAAGATGAAGTTGCACAAAGGCAAAAGATATTCTCGAACTCATGCACCTCGAGAAGGATGGCTTAATTCAATAAATTTACCAAATAATTTTTGGTGA